One window of the Cherax quadricarinatus isolate ZL_2023a chromosome 1, ASM3850222v1, whole genome shotgun sequence genome contains the following:
- the Pino gene encoding uncharacterized protein Pino isoform X4, protein MSCGMVQTDKYFSSSWVSRSESSDSLTRLDLMNHEYPAHVAEPMMTLEDLRSQFNSCYTCGVSWSDNHVSLDCRECGGYSLERPCPLCDGKCHSSWRRDISMSHSVGKAHWEGECGLSSEERPAVPSFLAEDVLVQGLEDLSTSS, encoded by the exons ATGTCTTGCGGAATGGTCCAAACTGATAAATACTTTTCCTCCAG TTGGGTGTCGAGAAGTGAAAGTAGTGATTCGTTAACACGACTTGACCTGATGAACCACGAGTATCCTGCTCATGTGGCAGAGCCCATGATGACCTTAGAAGACCTTCGTTCTCAGTTCAATTCCTGTTACAC TTGCGGAGTTAGTTGGAGCGATAATCACGTTTCTCTTGACTGCCGAGAGTGTGGAGGATATTCTTTAGAAAGGCCATGTCCATTGTGTGATGGGAAATGCCATAGCTCTTGGCGAAGGGATATTTCAATG TCACACAGTGTGGGCAAGGCACATTGGGAAGGAGAATGTGGCCTCTCCAGCGAAGAACGACCAGCTGTTCCCTCTTTCCTTGCCGAGGATGTTTTGGTACAAGGATTGGAAGACCTGTCAACGTCTTCATGA
- the Pino gene encoding uncharacterized protein Pino isoform X3: MSCGMVQTDKYFSSSSWVSRSESSDSLTRLDLMNHEYPAHVAEPMMTLEDLRSQFNSCYTCGVSWSDNHVSLDCRECGGYSLERPCPLCDGKCHSSWRRDISMSHSVGKAHWEGECGLSSEERPAVPSFLAEDVLVQGLEDLSTSS; this comes from the exons ATGTCTTGCGGAATGGTCCAAACTGATAAATACTTTTCCTCCAG CAGTTGGGTGTCGAGAAGTGAAAGTAGTGATTCGTTAACACGACTTGACCTGATGAACCACGAGTATCCTGCTCATGTGGCAGAGCCCATGATGACCTTAGAAGACCTTCGTTCTCAGTTCAATTCCTGTTACAC TTGCGGAGTTAGTTGGAGCGATAATCACGTTTCTCTTGACTGCCGAGAGTGTGGAGGATATTCTTTAGAAAGGCCATGTCCATTGTGTGATGGGAAATGCCATAGCTCTTGGCGAAGGGATATTTCAATG TCACACAGTGTGGGCAAGGCACATTGGGAAGGAGAATGTGGCCTCTCCAGCGAAGAACGACCAGCTGTTCCCTCTTTCCTTGCCGAGGATGTTTTGGTACAAGGATTGGAAGACCTGTCAACGTCTTCATGA
- the Pino gene encoding uncharacterized protein Pino isoform X1 — MLWSSVFSHNLPSGCLHLAMSCGMVQTDKYFSSSSWVSRSESSDSLTRLDLMNHEYPAHVAEPMMTLEDLRSQFNSCYTCGVSWSDNHVSLDCRECGGYSLERPCPLCDGKCHSSWRRDISMSHSVGKAHWEGECGLSSEERPAVPSFLAEDVLVQGLEDLSTSS; from the exons GGTCTAGCGTGTTCAGTCACAACTTGCCTTCCGGCTGCCTGCATCTAGCAATGTCTTGCGGAATGGTCCAAACTGATAAATACTTTTCCTCCAG CAGTTGGGTGTCGAGAAGTGAAAGTAGTGATTCGTTAACACGACTTGACCTGATGAACCACGAGTATCCTGCTCATGTGGCAGAGCCCATGATGACCTTAGAAGACCTTCGTTCTCAGTTCAATTCCTGTTACAC TTGCGGAGTTAGTTGGAGCGATAATCACGTTTCTCTTGACTGCCGAGAGTGTGGAGGATATTCTTTAGAAAGGCCATGTCCATTGTGTGATGGGAAATGCCATAGCTCTTGGCGAAGGGATATTTCAATG TCACACAGTGTGGGCAAGGCACATTGGGAAGGAGAATGTGGCCTCTCCAGCGAAGAACGACCAGCTGTTCCCTCTTTCCTTGCCGAGGATGTTTTGGTACAAGGATTGGAAGACCTGTCAACGTCTTCATGA
- the Pino gene encoding uncharacterized protein Pino isoform X2, giving the protein MLWSSVFSHNLPSGCLHLAMSCGMVQTDKYFSSSWVSRSESSDSLTRLDLMNHEYPAHVAEPMMTLEDLRSQFNSCYTCGVSWSDNHVSLDCRECGGYSLERPCPLCDGKCHSSWRRDISMSHSVGKAHWEGECGLSSEERPAVPSFLAEDVLVQGLEDLSTSS; this is encoded by the exons GGTCTAGCGTGTTCAGTCACAACTTGCCTTCCGGCTGCCTGCATCTAGCAATGTCTTGCGGAATGGTCCAAACTGATAAATACTTTTCCTCCAG TTGGGTGTCGAGAAGTGAAAGTAGTGATTCGTTAACACGACTTGACCTGATGAACCACGAGTATCCTGCTCATGTGGCAGAGCCCATGATGACCTTAGAAGACCTTCGTTCTCAGTTCAATTCCTGTTACAC TTGCGGAGTTAGTTGGAGCGATAATCACGTTTCTCTTGACTGCCGAGAGTGTGGAGGATATTCTTTAGAAAGGCCATGTCCATTGTGTGATGGGAAATGCCATAGCTCTTGGCGAAGGGATATTTCAATG TCACACAGTGTGGGCAAGGCACATTGGGAAGGAGAATGTGGCCTCTCCAGCGAAGAACGACCAGCTGTTCCCTCTTTCCTTGCCGAGGATGTTTTGGTACAAGGATTGGAAGACCTGTCAACGTCTTCATGA